One genomic region from Sulfuriflexus mobilis encodes:
- the tcdA gene encoding tRNA cyclic N6-threonylcarbamoyladenosine(37) synthase TcdA, with product MTSETYNNRFSGMGRLYGQPAMEILHAMHVCIVGLGGVGSWAVEALARSGVGRLTLIDYDTIAESNINRQIHAGTTSLDIKKSLALAERVKDINPDCECKIIDDYLTADNLFDYMSTDYDYVIDAIDSIKFKSAMIYHCKRNKIPIITTGGAGGLTDPTQIGIRDLNKTYNDPLAAKVRSQLRSSYGFTRNTKRYFGIECVYSTEQQRYPKEDGSIGFEKPGIHGVSLDCNLGYGSVTMVTATFGFIAAARVIEKTLKKHMKANASTHSA from the coding sequence ATGACAAGCGAAACCTATAACAACCGATTCTCGGGTATGGGCCGGCTCTACGGCCAGCCGGCAATGGAAATACTTCACGCCATGCATGTCTGTATCGTCGGACTTGGCGGGGTCGGTTCATGGGCAGTCGAGGCGCTGGCACGTTCCGGTGTTGGCAGGTTGACCCTGATTGATTACGACACGATTGCCGAGAGTAATATTAACCGGCAAATCCATGCCGGCACGACTAGTCTGGATATAAAGAAGAGCCTGGCACTGGCAGAGCGGGTGAAAGACATTAACCCCGACTGTGAGTGCAAAATTATCGACGATTACCTTACCGCGGATAACCTGTTTGATTATATGAGCACAGACTATGACTATGTCATTGATGCCATCGATAGCATCAAGTTCAAGTCGGCCATGATCTATCACTGTAAACGCAACAAGATCCCGATCATCACCACCGGTGGTGCCGGTGGCCTGACTGACCCTACGCAGATAGGCATTCGTGACCTGAACAAAACCTACAATGACCCTCTAGCGGCCAAGGTGCGTTCACAATTACGCAGCAGTTACGGTTTTACCCGCAATACCAAACGTTATTTCGGCATCGAGTGTGTTTACTCCACCGAACAGCAGCGCTACCCAAAGGAAGACGGTAGTATTGGTTTTGAGAAGCCGGGTATTCATGGTGTCTCGCTGGACTGTAATCTTGGCTATGGTTCGGTGACGATGGTCACGGCGACTTTCGGTTTCATTGCCGCGGCACGCGTGATTGAAAAGACTTTGAAAAAGCACATGAAGGCTAACGCGTCCACCCATTCTGCATAG
- the mazG gene encoding nucleoside triphosphate pyrophosphohydrolase, with the protein MQHSIEDLLAIMATLRNPDKGCPWDLKQSFSSIAPYTIEEAYEVSDAIEHGDMTELRNELGDLLFQVVFYAQLGKENNAFDFIDIVDGICRKMLRRHPHVFAGADYSSEEALHAAWESEKERERADNRATGALAGVALALPALMRAAKLQKRAARVGFDWPDTQGVLAKCREEFAEFEAEVAQGNPQAIQEEFGDLVFSLVNLSRHLHIDAEQSLRQANKKFERRFRQMETLFSDSGRDLGQASPEEMDTAWEQVKQQTPAA; encoded by the coding sequence ATGCAGCATTCCATTGAAGACCTCCTCGCCATCATGGCAACACTGCGCAACCCCGATAAGGGTTGCCCGTGGGATCTAAAACAGTCATTTTCCAGCATTGCACCCTATACGATCGAAGAGGCCTACGAGGTCAGTGATGCGATTGAACACGGGGATATGACCGAATTGCGTAATGAGCTTGGCGATCTGCTGTTCCAGGTGGTGTTCTATGCGCAATTAGGCAAGGAAAACAATGCGTTTGATTTTATCGATATCGTCGATGGCATATGCCGCAAGATGCTACGTCGCCATCCACATGTATTTGCTGGTGCGGACTACAGTAGCGAAGAGGCGCTGCACGCCGCCTGGGAAAGCGAGAAGGAGAGGGAACGGGCAGACAACAGGGCTACAGGGGCATTGGCTGGGGTGGCGCTGGCCTTGCCGGCACTGATGCGCGCGGCAAAATTACAAAAACGTGCCGCGCGCGTCGGTTTTGATTGGCCGGATACACAAGGGGTACTGGCCAAGTGCCGGGAGGAGTTTGCCGAGTTTGAGGCCGAAGTGGCACAGGGTAATCCGCAGGCAATACAGGAAGAGTTTGGTGATCTGGTTTTCAGTCTGGTGAATCTGTCACGACACCTGCATATTGATGCCGAGCAGTCCCTGCGTCAGGCGAATAAAAAATTTGAACGGCGTTTTCGGCAGATGGAGACCCTGTTCAGCGATAGCGGTCGGGACCTTGGACAGGCGAGTCCGGAGGAGATGGATACCGCCTGGGAGCAGGTCAAGCAACAGACACCCGCCGCTTGA
- a CDS encoding ATP-binding protein, which yields MFFVLPALSAETSKDNTLRIAAARSIVNTTVLDRLLADFQLLHPDIQIKVESLGSLQAHEIARQGKTDIAITHYPPEDERLLQEGVVTKRAQFMYSEFAVFGPPGDELGLLQEHSIQGVLRKLANAKAPFIVPSTQGGTYLKVAELWAIAKVIPNWEWYQNTNTTPLGTLRLAAEQEAYAIADMATYINSQAELSEYLVPLFRGGYELRNVFSAMVVNARMGPDINTKAANLLYDYLISERGQEVINYVNREILKTPVFIPAANLDPILLKERAQIDLRAAERNLVILVLLLVLVLGLFAITFYLSRKNDKLERTRIKAELARQLAEHANQAKSEFLSRMSHELRTPMNAILGFSQLLTMPEYDQNREENVQEVIKASEHLMALIDDVLDLARIEARRIEVVVRDINLAEVVQDSLSLTEAMREKHAIKVHIEDAMDFCVRADRTRLRQVLANLLSNAVKYNKPGGEIRLASSLTRGNKVRVSIRDTGMGLSQEQQTRLFQPFERLGQEHSGIDGTGIGLVISKNLIEEMGGRIGLESRPGEGCHFWIELELAEPAGQ from the coding sequence ATGTTTTTCGTTTTACCGGCCCTCTCCGCCGAGACGAGCAAAGACAATACGTTACGTATTGCCGCGGCCCGTTCCATTGTTAATACAACAGTCCTTGATCGTCTGCTCGCAGATTTTCAGTTGCTCCATCCCGATATTCAGATAAAGGTTGAGTCACTGGGTTCCTTGCAAGCGCACGAGATTGCCCGCCAGGGAAAAACGGATATCGCGATCACCCATTATCCACCGGAAGATGAACGCCTTTTACAGGAAGGTGTGGTCACCAAGCGCGCCCAGTTTATGTACAGTGAATTTGCCGTGTTTGGTCCACCCGGCGATGAACTGGGCCTGTTGCAGGAGCACAGTATCCAGGGGGTATTAAGAAAACTGGCAAACGCCAAGGCACCCTTTATCGTCCCCTCAACTCAGGGTGGTACCTATTTAAAGGTGGCTGAGTTATGGGCCATCGCCAAGGTGATCCCGAATTGGGAATGGTATCAGAATACGAATACTACGCCGCTGGGGACCTTGCGCCTGGCCGCCGAACAGGAGGCCTATGCGATCGCGGATATGGCCACTTATATCAACAGCCAGGCCGAGTTGTCCGAATACCTGGTACCGTTGTTTCGTGGCGGTTATGAACTGCGCAATGTCTTCAGTGCCATGGTCGTAAACGCGAGAATGGGGCCGGACATCAATACCAAAGCGGCGAATCTTCTCTATGACTACTTGATCTCCGAGCGTGGTCAGGAGGTAATCAATTATGTGAACCGGGAGATTCTGAAAACCCCCGTTTTTATCCCGGCCGCGAATCTTGACCCGATCCTATTGAAAGAACGTGCGCAAATAGACCTCCGGGCAGCAGAACGTAACCTGGTCATTCTGGTCTTGTTATTGGTGCTGGTATTGGGTCTGTTTGCGATCACTTTTTACCTGTCACGCAAGAACGACAAGCTTGAGAGGACACGAATCAAGGCTGAACTGGCCCGTCAGTTGGCCGAACATGCCAACCAGGCCAAGTCGGAATTTCTTTCACGAATGAGCCACGAACTGCGTACGCCGATGAATGCGATCCTCGGTTTCAGCCAGTTATTGACCATGCCTGAATACGATCAGAACCGTGAGGAAAATGTCCAGGAGGTCATCAAGGCCAGTGAGCACTTGATGGCACTGATAGATGATGTACTCGACCTTGCCAGGATCGAGGCAAGGAGAATCGAAGTTGTTGTCAGAGATATCAATCTGGCTGAGGTGGTGCAAGACAGTCTTAGCCTGACCGAAGCCATGCGTGAAAAACATGCAATTAAAGTCCATATCGAAGACGCCATGGACTTTTGCGTACGTGCCGATAGAACCCGCCTGCGTCAGGTGCTGGCAAACCTGCTGAGCAATGCCGTCAAGTACAACAAGCCGGGCGGAGAGATACGCCTTGCCTCCAGCCTGACAAGGGGGAACAAGGTTCGTGTCTCGATCAGGGATACCGGAATGGGGCTGAGTCAGGAACAGCAGACCCGACTGTTTCAGCCGTTTGAGCGCCTCGGTCAGGAACACAGCGGCATTGATGGCACGGGTATTGGACTGGTTATCAGCAAGAACCTGATCGAAGAGATGGGTGGTCGTATCGGCCTGGAGAGCAGGCCCGGCGAAGGTTGTCATTTCTGGATCGAACTGGAACTGGCCGAGCCCGCTGGACAATGA
- a CDS encoding ABC transporter substrate-binding protein: MFRIATVLVVFLVYGCTDSEVSTNLAGKTRIAVSKTPLSAPLYIAEAKGFFRKHGVNVEMIELVGGHRSMQAVLTGKADMGTSSDYPVMINSFTRDDFAVLASFVSSENDVKLMANRKNAIHVARDLKGKTIGIVKGGSSHYFLDRYLLFNGMQLKDVTTIHINPEEMPAALQAGKVDALSVWEPYGYLAHKRLGSDLNILLEISPYRETFNLITGKNYTKNHPEAASRVLRALKDSVEFMAKEPAQAQEIVVKRLGLDSEFIDWVWKDYQFLLTLDQALIVTLENEARWAVENNIVSASGLPNYLDYILPGPLKGVDASAVTLIN, from the coding sequence TTGTTTCGCATAGCTACCGTTCTGGTAGTTTTTCTTGTTTATGGATGTACCGATAGCGAGGTGAGCACTAACCTGGCGGGTAAAACAAGGATTGCCGTTTCAAAAACCCCGCTTTCAGCACCGTTATATATCGCCGAGGCAAAGGGCTTTTTTAGAAAGCATGGCGTAAATGTGGAAATGATAGAGCTGGTGGGTGGCCACAGGTCTATGCAGGCCGTGCTGACAGGTAAAGCAGATATGGGTACTTCATCAGACTATCCTGTCATGATAAATAGTTTTACACGAGATGATTTTGCCGTGCTTGCCAGTTTTGTGAGTTCAGAAAACGATGTGAAACTCATGGCGAATCGGAAAAACGCCATTCATGTGGCGAGAGACTTGAAGGGTAAGACGATAGGTATCGTCAAAGGCGGCTCCAGCCATTATTTTCTCGACCGCTACCTGCTATTTAATGGTATGCAACTCAAGGATGTGACCACGATTCATATTAATCCAGAGGAAATGCCAGCCGCGTTGCAAGCCGGTAAAGTCGACGCGCTCTCTGTCTGGGAGCCATATGGCTATCTGGCACACAAGCGACTGGGCAGTGACCTTAATATTCTTTTGGAAATCAGTCCCTACCGGGAGACGTTTAACCTGATAACGGGCAAAAACTATACGAAAAATCATCCCGAGGCGGCCAGCAGGGTCTTGCGGGCGCTGAAAGACAGTGTTGAGTTTATGGCTAAAGAACCCGCGCAGGCACAGGAAATAGTCGTCAAGCGGCTCGGTCTTGATAGTGAGTTTATTGACTGGGTATGGAAGGATTATCAGTTTTTGCTGACGCTTGATCAGGCGCTGATTGTTACACTCGAGAACGAAGCAAGGTGGGCAGTCGAAAACAATATAGTCAGTGCCTCGGGTTTGCCGAATTATCTGGACTACATCCTCCCTGGCCCGTTAAAAGGAGTCGATGCCTCTGCAGTGACCTTGATTAACTAG
- a CDS encoding HIT domain-containing protein — protein MAELHPQLQKDCLLLGQFELCKLLLMNDANYPWFILVPDRQGITEIYQLTEQEQQQLMRESSIMARLLVREFHAEKVNIAALGNIVPQLHLHHIGRYHADPAWPAPVWGVCVAQAYDDEALQVLIDKTLEALRGQSGFIAAG, from the coding sequence ATGGCCGAACTGCATCCACAATTACAAAAAGACTGCCTGCTGTTAGGGCAGTTTGAACTGTGTAAATTGTTGCTGATGAATGATGCCAACTATCCCTGGTTTATCCTTGTTCCGGATCGACAGGGGATCACAGAAATTTATCAACTCACCGAGCAGGAACAACAGCAATTGATGCGAGAGTCATCGATCATGGCGAGGCTGTTGGTCAGGGAGTTTCATGCGGAGAAGGTCAACATCGCGGCCCTGGGTAATATTGTGCCGCAATTACACCTACACCATATAGGCCGTTATCATGCTGACCCGGCATGGCCCGCGCCGGTGTGGGGCGTATGCGTGGCACAGGCCTATGATGACGAGGCACTTCAGGTATTAATTGACAAGACACTGGAGGCGTTGCGGGGACAGTCGGGGTTTATTGCGGCGGGCTGA
- a CDS encoding adenylate kinase, with product MKLILLGAPGAGKGTVAKMLTELDGAVQISTGDILRGAVKAGTELGKQAQDFMNRGDLVPDDLIMGIMEDRLQEDDCAKGFLLDGFPRTIPQAEALKELLARIGVKLDMAVSLDVPRDVILDRLTTRRTCSNSDCQAIYNTKSSPTKVEGICDKCGSPTIQREDETVEAISHRLETYNEKTAPLTGYYEKEGLLMSVNATSSDAVVAAIKERLGN from the coding sequence ATGAAACTGATTCTGTTAGGTGCGCCAGGCGCAGGTAAGGGTACGGTGGCAAAAATGTTGACTGAGCTGGATGGTGCTGTACAAATCTCGACAGGTGACATTCTGCGTGGTGCGGTGAAGGCCGGTACCGAACTGGGCAAGCAGGCCCAGGACTTCATGAACCGCGGTGACCTGGTGCCGGACGACCTGATCATGGGGATCATGGAAGACCGTCTGCAGGAAGATGATTGTGCCAAGGGTTTTCTTCTCGATGGTTTCCCACGCACCATCCCACAGGCCGAGGCACTCAAGGAATTATTGGCCCGTATCGGTGTGAAACTGGATATGGCCGTTAGCCTGGATGTGCCGCGTGATGTGATCCTCGATCGCCTGACCACGCGTCGTACCTGTTCAAACTCTGACTGCCAGGCCATTTATAATACCAAGAGCAGTCCGACCAAGGTCGAAGGCATCTGCGACAAGTGCGGTAGCCCAACCATCCAGCGTGAGGATGAAACCGTTGAGGCCATTAGTCACCGTCTGGAGACCTACAATGAAAAGACCGCACCACTGACCGGCTACTATGAAAAGGAAGGCCTGCTCATGAGTGTCAACGCGACATCCAGTGATGCCGTGGTGGCCGCTATCAAGGAGCGCCTGGGTAACTAG
- a CDS encoding HD domain-containing phosphohydrolase, producing the protein MSDDSHYQHSDSFAFLHDEGSLKEKIVSAHRKAREKFPFLARIAVTLYDSETSLLKTYLHSSGEDNPIENYQTPIDNAPSLKHILEEKCPRVINNKLTFEDDSNQHTQRIGRQGYAASYTLPMFNNGVFFGFLFFNSYEKDVFTEATLNELDLYAHIISLMIINETSTINTLTAALKTTGHITHLRDPETGSHLDRMSRYSRLIATALAEKYQLDDDYIEHVFMFSPLHDIGKIAIPDEILLKKSHLTHDEMEIMKTHTTDGLKMIDDLLANFGLDNISHTNILRNIALSHHEKMNGTGYPEQKIGEDIPLEARIVAVADIFDALTSKRSYKEAWDNQEAFTLLQKLTNEELDAACVNALIENENEILEIQRRFQENVFG; encoded by the coding sequence ATGTCCGACGATAGCCATTACCAACACAGTGACTCGTTTGCCTTCCTCCACGATGAAGGTTCATTAAAGGAAAAGATCGTATCCGCTCACAGAAAGGCGCGGGAAAAGTTTCCCTTTCTGGCACGAATTGCAGTAACTCTTTACGATTCTGAGACTAGCCTGCTCAAGACCTATTTGCACAGCAGCGGTGAAGATAATCCCATTGAAAATTACCAGACACCTATTGATAATGCCCCATCGCTGAAACACATTCTTGAAGAAAAATGCCCCCGTGTCATCAACAATAAATTGACCTTCGAGGATGATAGCAACCAGCATACACAAAGAATTGGTCGTCAGGGTTATGCGGCCAGTTATACCCTGCCCATGTTCAACAATGGTGTTTTTTTTGGTTTTCTGTTCTTTAATTCTTATGAAAAGGATGTCTTCACTGAAGCCACGCTGAATGAACTTGACCTCTATGCTCATATCATTTCACTCATGATTATTAACGAAACATCTACCATCAATACCCTGACAGCCGCCTTGAAAACGACTGGTCACATCACGCATTTACGTGACCCTGAAACCGGTAGTCACCTGGATCGTATGTCGCGCTACAGTCGACTGATTGCTACTGCACTGGCCGAAAAATATCAACTCGATGATGACTATATTGAGCATGTTTTTATGTTCTCGCCCTTGCACGACATAGGCAAGATAGCAATACCGGATGAGATATTGCTAAAGAAATCCCATCTCACTCATGATGAAATGGAAATCATGAAAACCCACACCACTGATGGTCTGAAGATGATTGACGACTTGCTGGCAAACTTCGGTCTCGATAATATCTCACATACCAATATCCTGCGAAACATCGCCCTTTCACACCATGAAAAGATGAATGGTACCGGTTACCCGGAACAAAAGATTGGCGAAGATATCCCACTTGAGGCACGTATTGTCGCAGTGGCTGATATTTTTGATGCCCTGACCAGCAAGCGTTCATACAAAGAAGCCTGGGATAATCAGGAGGCATTCACACTCTTACAGAAATTAACCAATGAAGAACTCGATGCTGCCTGTGTGAATGCGCTAATCGAGAATGAAAATGAGATATTAGAAATCCAGCGCCGGTTTCAGGAAAACGTCTTTGGCTGA
- a CDS encoding sensor histidine kinase, whose amino-acid sequence MYIRTKLSIMAMVAFFTGVLIMLLVVWTAHQTSIYLRAEGLVVSAANDVGELLVLTEDYAQHGSERALYQWRVKYKDVERLIDLAGREINEKKIELSHIASRLVLVNKLMLELADASRPVNKDNDLANRGRMSRAISQRLHEEMQILFNNSLRLSDYFRMRIADTYQTTKTIILLVVILFVVAIIAISLWLRTGIVGPINRLRRETHYISNGEFDKRIDNTSQDEIGDLSRSFDRMCEHLQETMVSHDELERQVGERTRELRVARDLAEKASSSKTELLSRMSHELRTPLNAIIGYAKLVEMDPSLSAQVRKHISEACKASNHLLQLVNEVLDIARVDSGEISLDITDLDISVLVAECVALVMPMAENSGVVVNASLTEGMSVKADGSRLKQIIINLLSNAIKYNRDNGRVDIALDISDKNKLRLTVEDTGIGIREDKQREVFEPFHRIAYDDNLVEGSGIGLTISRKLANSMGGEIGFTSTYGEGSLFWLDLPRNG is encoded by the coding sequence ATGTATATCAGGACCAAACTCTCAATCATGGCCATGGTCGCCTTTTTTACGGGCGTGTTAATTATGTTGCTGGTTGTCTGGACGGCGCATCAAACTTCCATCTATTTGCGCGCTGAGGGTCTGGTTGTGTCGGCGGCCAATGATGTCGGTGAACTGCTTGTGCTGACAGAAGACTATGCCCAGCATGGCAGCGAACGTGCGCTTTACCAGTGGCGAGTGAAATATAAAGATGTGGAAAGACTCATTGACCTGGCCGGCAGAGAGATAAATGAAAAAAAGATCGAGCTAAGTCATATAGCGAGCAGGCTTGTTCTTGTGAATAAGTTAATGCTTGAACTTGCCGATGCCTCCCGGCCAGTTAATAAAGATAATGACCTTGCCAATCGAGGCAGGATGTCGCGGGCGATTAGTCAACGCCTGCATGAGGAAATGCAGATTCTGTTTAATAATTCATTGCGCCTGTCTGACTATTTCCGGATGCGTATCGCTGACACCTATCAAACCACAAAAACCATAATACTCCTCGTCGTCATATTGTTTGTTGTCGCCATTATTGCCATATCGCTATGGCTGAGAACAGGTATTGTGGGGCCTATAAACAGGTTGCGCAGGGAAACCCACTATATTTCAAATGGCGAATTTGATAAGCGCATAGACAATACGTCGCAGGACGAAATCGGGGATTTATCCAGGTCATTCGACCGGATGTGCGAGCACTTGCAGGAGACGATGGTTTCTCATGATGAGCTTGAAAGACAGGTAGGTGAAAGAACCCGGGAACTCCGGGTAGCAAGGGACCTGGCTGAAAAGGCGAGTAGTAGTAAAACCGAACTGCTATCGAGAATGAGTCATGAACTGAGGACGCCACTTAACGCGATTATTGGCTATGCAAAACTTGTCGAAATGGATCCATCTCTTAGTGCACAAGTCAGGAAACATATATCGGAGGCATGTAAGGCAAGTAATCATCTGCTTCAGCTGGTTAATGAAGTACTCGATATAGCCAGGGTAGATAGCGGGGAAATATCGCTGGATATCACTGATCTGGATATTTCAGTTTTGGTGGCTGAGTGTGTGGCCCTGGTCATGCCTATGGCCGAGAACAGTGGGGTCGTGGTAAATGCCAGCCTTACTGAAGGCATGTCCGTCAAGGCCGATGGCTCGAGGTTGAAGCAAATAATTATTAATCTGCTCTCCAATGCGATTAAATATAACCGTGATAATGGCCGTGTTGATATTGCACTCGATATAAGCGATAAGAATAAACTGAGACTCACTGTAGAGGATACCGGGATCGGTATCCGCGAGGACAAGCAGCGAGAGGTCTTCGAGCCATTTCACCGTATTGCCTATGATGACAACCTCGTCGAGGGCTCGGGTATCGGCCTGACGATATCCAGGAAACTGGCCAATTCCATGGGTGGGGAGATTGGTTTCACAAGCACTTATGGTGAAGGCAGCTTGTTCTGGTTGGACTTGCCCCGCAACGGTTAA
- a CDS encoding TatD family hydrolase, whose translation MKLVDTHCHLDFPAFDADRAEVLATCRRLGVAQVIIPAVARSNWAKVLELCEQNDALYPALGLHPVFTEQHRDSDLLELEKRLSSHRQEVVAVGEIGLDFYIDKPDKQRQSALFEAQLQLARQADLPVVLHVRKAHDQVLGFLQGVGVKGGTAHAFNGSLQQAKKYIELGFKLGFGGTLTYANARKIQALAKALPLESIVFETDAPDMVVASHKGQRNSPIYLPEILQALAGLRSETVQQLAEQTTANAHAVFSLA comes from the coding sequence ATGAAACTGGTCGATACCCACTGCCATCTCGATTTTCCCGCCTTTGACGCAGACCGGGCAGAGGTATTGGCTACGTGTCGACGCCTGGGCGTGGCCCAGGTCATTATCCCGGCCGTCGCCCGTTCGAACTGGGCAAAGGTCCTGGAACTTTGTGAACAAAATGACGCCCTCTACCCGGCCCTGGGCCTGCACCCGGTGTTTACCGAACAACACCGGGACAGTGACCTGCTGGAACTGGAAAAGCGACTTTCCAGTCATCGTCAAGAAGTGGTTGCGGTGGGTGAGATCGGCCTGGATTTTTATATCGACAAACCCGACAAACAAAGGCAGTCGGCACTCTTCGAGGCGCAGTTGCAGCTTGCCCGGCAGGCGGACCTGCCCGTGGTCCTGCATGTACGCAAGGCCCATGACCAGGTGCTGGGGTTTTTACAGGGTGTCGGTGTCAAGGGGGGGACGGCGCATGCCTTTAATGGCAGCCTGCAGCAGGCAAAAAAATATATCGAGCTGGGTTTCAAACTGGGATTCGGCGGTACCCTGACGTATGCCAATGCCAGAAAGATACAGGCCCTGGCAAAGGCTTTACCGCTGGAGAGTATTGTCTTCGAGACCGATGCCCCAGATATGGTTGTGGCCAGTCATAAAGGGCAACGTAACAGCCCGATCTATTTACCAGAGATACTGCAGGCCCTCGCCGGCTTGCGTAGTGAAACCGTGCAACAGCTTGCCGAACAAACTACGGCCAATGCCCACGCCGTTTTTTCTTTAGCGTAA
- a CDS encoding mechanosensitive ion channel family protein, translating to MPTLDAIMARVQDWFLILLTPAGVWQLGVICVAALCGWLVHRYWQALIERRRGEHKGFRRMAVRGTGRAALPLIAAVVVIAGRGILSRLDIQTHLLDLLAPLLISLAMIRLIVYVLRRAFGPSPALRAWEGVIGSLIWAAVALHLLGWLPDVLAALDGPSLNLGNARVSILSILKLILSVAVLMVLAGWVSRYIEQRAAQSEYLSSSMKVGLSKLSKVVLYTIAALIALNSVGIDLTTLTVFGGALGVGLGFGLQRIASNFISGFILLFDRSIKPGDVITVGERFGWVVALHARYIVVRDRDGVETLIPNENLITSEVTNWSYTDKHVRVKVPVQISYQDDPELAMQIMLDACTANKRVLNEPKAQVRLLSFGDNGINLELRLWLDDPEQGVGSVKSDINMAIWQGFKLHGVTIPYPQRDIYMVDRKQ from the coding sequence ATGCCAACTCTTGACGCCATCATGGCCCGTGTTCAGGACTGGTTTCTCATATTGCTGACCCCCGCTGGGGTCTGGCAACTTGGGGTCATTTGTGTGGCCGCTTTGTGCGGCTGGCTGGTGCATCGCTACTGGCAGGCACTGATCGAGCGTCGGCGAGGTGAACACAAAGGCTTTCGGCGTATGGCCGTGCGAGGTACCGGTCGTGCGGCGCTTCCGCTTATCGCCGCCGTGGTCGTGATCGCGGGTCGCGGAATACTGTCTCGCTTGGACATACAAACACACTTGCTGGATTTATTGGCCCCCTTACTCATTTCCCTCGCCATGATCCGCCTCATCGTCTATGTCCTGCGCCGTGCCTTTGGGCCGAGTCCCGCCTTGCGTGCATGGGAAGGGGTTATAGGTAGTCTGATATGGGCGGCGGTGGCTCTGCATTTGCTGGGTTGGTTGCCGGATGTACTTGCCGCACTTGATGGGCCTTCGCTAAACCTGGGCAATGCCCGTGTCTCAATTCTTTCTATTCTGAAACTTATACTTTCCGTAGCGGTACTCATGGTATTGGCTGGATGGGTGTCGCGTTATATCGAGCAGCGGGCCGCGCAATCTGAATACCTGAGCAGTAGCATGAAGGTCGGCCTAAGCAAGCTCAGCAAGGTTGTGCTGTATACCATTGCAGCGCTTATTGCCCTGAATTCGGTTGGTATTGATTTAACTACCTTGACGGTATTCGGTGGTGCACTGGGTGTTGGACTGGGTTTTGGTTTGCAACGTATTGCGAGCAACTTTATTAGTGGTTTTATTTTATTATTCGATCGTTCCATAAAACCGGGAGATGTCATCACGGTTGGTGAACGTTTTGGCTGGGTAGTCGCCTTGCATGCACGTTATATTGTAGTCCGTGATCGGGATGGTGTAGAAACCCTGATACCAAATGAGAACCTGATCACCTCGGAAGTCACTAATTGGAGTTATACCGATAAACATGTACGTGTCAAGGTGCCCGTACAGATCAGTTACCAGGATGACCCTGAACTGGCTATGCAGATCATGCTGGATGCCTGTACGGCAAACAAGAGGGTGCTTAATGAACCGAAGGCACAGGTACGGTTGTTGTCCTTTGGGGATAACGGTATCAACCTGGAACTAAGGTTATGGCTGGATGACCCGGAACAAGGCGTGGGCAGCGTCAAGTCTGATATAAACATGGCGATATGGCAGGGTTTCAAACTACACGGGGTTACCATCCCGTATCCACAACGCGATATTTATATGGTCGACCGCAAACAGTGA
- a CDS encoding TusE/DsrC/DsvC family sulfur relay protein, which yields MQAEVDGKIIELSEAGWLLNLDEWSEALAHEIAKNEKITELTQEHWDIINLAREYFVENGVVAEPRLFSKLMKKKFGDDRSSQKYIYSLFPTGLIKCANKIAGLPRPKGCS from the coding sequence ATGCAAGCAGAAGTAGATGGCAAGATAATCGAACTCAGTGAGGCCGGCTGGCTGTTGAACCTCGATGAGTGGAGTGAAGCCCTGGCTCACGAGATCGCGAAAAACGAAAAGATCACTGAACTCACCCAGGAGCACTGGGATATCATCAATTTGGCGCGTGAATACTTTGTAGAAAATGGAGTTGTTGCTGAGCCACGCCTGTTCTCCAAACTGATGAAGAAAAAATTCGGTGATGACCGCAGCAGTCAGAAGTATATTTATTCCCTGTTTCCGACAGGCCTGATTAAGTGTGCCAACAAGATCGCGGGTCTGCCACGTCCAAAGGGTTGTAGCTAA